From the Macaca nemestrina isolate mMacNem1 chromosome 7, mMacNem.hap1, whole genome shotgun sequence genome, one window contains:
- the LYSET gene encoding lysosomal enzyme trafficking factor isoform X1, whose amino-acid sequence MVAFSEMPKPPDYSELNDSLTLAVGTGRFSGPLHRAWRMMNFRQRMGWIGVGLYLLASAAAFYYVFEINETYNRLALEHIQQHPEEPLEGTTWTHSLKARLLSLPFWLWTIIFLVPYLQMFLFLYSCTRADPKTVGYCIIPICLAVICNRHQAFVKASNQISRLQLIDT is encoded by the exons ATGGTGGCTTTCTCTGAAATGCCAAAGCCACCCGATTATTCAGAGCTGAATGACTCTTTAACGCTTGCCGTGGGAACAGGAAGATTTTCGGGACCATT gCACAGAGCATGGAGAATGATGAATTTCCGTCAGCGGATGGGATGGATTGGAGTGGGATTGTATCTGTTAGCAAGTGCAGCAGCATTTTACTATGTTTTTGAAATCAATGAGACTTACAATAGGCTGGCCTTGGAACACATTCAACAGCACCCTGAGGAGCCCCTTGAAGGAACCACATGGACACACTCCTTGAAAGCTCGATTACTCTCCTTGCCTTTTTGGTTGTGGACAATTATTTTTCTGGTACCTTACTTACAGATGTTTTTGTTCCTATACTCTTGCACAAGAGCTGATCCCAAAACAGTGGGCTACTGTATCATCCCTATATGCTTGGCAGTTATTTGCAATCGCCACCAGGCATTTGTCAAGGCTTCTAATCAGATCAGCAGACTACAACTGATTGACACATAA
- the LYSET gene encoding lysosomal enzyme trafficking factor isoform X2, translating to MMNFRQRMGWIGVGLYLLASAAAFYYVFEINETYNRLALEHIQQHPEEPLEGTTWTHSLKARLLSLPFWLWTIIFLVPYLQMFLFLYSCTRADPKTVGYCIIPICLAVICNRHQAFVKASNQISRLQLIDT from the coding sequence ATGATGAATTTCCGTCAGCGGATGGGATGGATTGGAGTGGGATTGTATCTGTTAGCAAGTGCAGCAGCATTTTACTATGTTTTTGAAATCAATGAGACTTACAATAGGCTGGCCTTGGAACACATTCAACAGCACCCTGAGGAGCCCCTTGAAGGAACCACATGGACACACTCCTTGAAAGCTCGATTACTCTCCTTGCCTTTTTGGTTGTGGACAATTATTTTTCTGGTACCTTACTTACAGATGTTTTTGTTCCTATACTCTTGCACAAGAGCTGATCCCAAAACAGTGGGCTACTGTATCATCCCTATATGCTTGGCAGTTATTTGCAATCGCCACCAGGCATTTGTCAAGGCTTCTAATCAGATCAGCAGACTACAACTGATTGACACATAA
- the LOC105467526 gene encoding modulator of apoptosis 1, whose product MTLRLLEDWCRGMDMNPRKALLIAGISQSCSVAEIEEALQAGLAPLGEYRLLGRMFRRDENRKVALVGLTAETSHALVPKEIPGKGGIWRVIFKPPDSDNTFLSRLNEFLAGEGMTVGELTRALAHENGSLDLEQGMIPEMWAPMLAQALEALQPALQCLKYKKLRVFSGREPPEPGEEEFGRWMFHTTQMIKAWQVPDVEKRRRLLESLRGPALDVIRVLKINNPLITVDECLQALEEVFGVTDNPRELQVKYLTTYQKDEEKLSAYVLRLEPLLQKLVQRGAIERDAVNQARLDQVIAGAVHKTIRRELNLPEDGPAPGFLQLLVLIKDYEAAEEEEALLQEVLEGHFT is encoded by the coding sequence ATGACTTTGAGGCTTTTGGAAGACTGGTGCAGGGGGATGGACATGAACCCTCGGAAAGCGCTGTTGATTGCCGGCATCTCCCAGAGCTGCAGTGTGGCAGAAATCGAGGAGGCTCTGCAGGCTGGTTTAGCTCCCTTGGGGGAGTACAGACTGCTTGGAAGGATGTTCAGGAGGGATGAGAACAGGAAAGTAGCCTTAGTAGGGCTTACTGCGGAGACTAGTCACGCACTGGTCCCTAAGGAGATACCGGGAAAAGGGGGTATCTGGAGAGTGATCTTTAAGCCCCCTGACTCtgataatacatttttaagcAGATTAAATGAATTTTTAGCGGGAGAGGGCATGACAGTGGGTGAGTTGACCAGAGCTCTTGCACATGAAAATGGCTCCTTAGACCTAGAGCAGGGCATGATCCCAGAAATGTGGGCCCCTATGTTGGCACAGGCATTAGAGGCTCTTCAGCCTGCCCTGCAATGCTTGAAGTATAAAAAGCTGAGAGTGTTCTCGGGCAGGGAGCCTCCAGAACCAGGAGAAGAAGAATTTGGACGCTGGATGTTTCATACTACTCAGATGATAAAGGCGTGGCAGGTGCCAGATGTAGAGAAGAGAAGGCGATTGCTAGAGAGCCTTCGAGGCCCAGCACTTGATGTTATTCGTGTCCTCAAGATAAACAATCCTTTAATTACTGTCGATGAATGCCTGCAGGCTCTTGAGGAGGTATTTGGGGTTACAGATAATCCTAGAGAGTTGCAGGTCAAATATCTAACCACTTATCAGAAGGATGAGGAAAAGTTGTCGGCTTATGTACTAAGGCTGGAGCCTTTGTTACAGAAGCTGGTACAGAGAGGAGCAATTGAGAGAGATGCTGTGAATCAGGCCCGCCTAGACCAAGTCATTGCTGGCGCAGTCCACAAAACAATTCGCAGAGAGCTTAATCTGCCAGAGGATGGCCCAGCCCCTGGTTTCTTGCAGTTACTGGTACTAATAAAGGATTACGAGgcagctgaggaggaggaggccctTCTCCAGGAAGTATTAGAAGGGCATTTCACCTGA